The following nucleotide sequence is from Pagrus major chromosome 13, Pma_NU_1.0.
TTAAAAAATGCAAACCATTTGATCGTGCCAGGGCAGGAACCCCAGTTAAATGAAGTGCAGGCAGAAGTGAATCTCTCTCAGCTGATAATcataacagcagcaggtggTAGAGATGCTCTGATAAACTTTAATCTTTTTACAGCTTATAAGTTTTACAAGGACACTACAGAACCTGTTCCATTTGAATTCGGCCATGGTAAACCTTTGTTCATTAGTTTATGAAAAGTGTTGGTATATGATATATGCAGTATTTTGTTTACTTTCCGCACACAGCCATTGATAGAGGCTGACACAAGTGGCATGTGTCATCTTGTGTGCTGAAGTGAAGTGGAGAGGTAAGCATATCCAGCCGGACAGTTGGGTTTTGAAGTGCAGCCAGCATTCACACTGCTGGATAAAAGGGTATCTACATTGGCAAAACCATCTGCACAGCATTGGCAAAAACTAATTCTTTGATTTTCTCCTTCATTTGCATGGAAGCATCCCTAGCTGCAGCCCAGTCACACGTGCAAAACATAAGGCATAAATCAGCCGTTGTGAATTCAGGTCCAGACCTCAACAGTCAAAGTAAAGGCAGTTTTAGAATAAATACAAGCTATGGTCCCCTCGCTGCCTTGTGTTGCTACATCCTACTGAGGTAGACAGATGCATACTGCAGTAGTCACCTTGCCATCCCCACACTCCCTGATGAGGCAATATTTATCTACACTAAACAAGCAGCAGAAACCTTTAGTGCACAATAGCCTAAAATAATAAGTACATACTTCTTGGATGTTGCAGCTCTGTAATACTTAAGCCCATATTTCTACACAACACATTTGTCGTATTGTGCATAGTCATTCTCTTAGACTTAATTATGGTCTCATGAAAATTAGTTAAATAGAGCTGAAAAGGCTGCAAAAATATGCCAGACTCTTGCACACATCCATGCTTTATAACAGAAACAATTGGTCACCGTTCATGTTGCCTTAATGGCTGTAACACTCGTTAATTATATCTGTAGTCAACTCTGAAACACTGAGAGGAGTTACaatgtttctttgttgttgtatttcAAGGAATAACCAACAGCAGTTTCGAGGCACTCCACCAGGGAGCCTGCTGAGAGGAAGTCCAGCTCCACCTCAATGAATTTTATGTAAATGGCAACACATTGAGGTGACCCTTCACCTCCATCTTCATCCTGACTTGTGACGGCAGCGCGGCAGTTCTCCTGCAGTAAACGCGTCACAGCGGAGGGTTCACCATGGACATAGTGTTTGCCAGGACCCTGAAAGTGCTGGAAAAGACACTGCTGGATGGTTCTATCCTCAGCTATGCCTAGGTAGCAGTAAGTGACTTTAATACCAGTCCTGTCACTTTTCCCTGCACCTTCTCCATCAGCCTGTGCCCCGTTCTCTGACTCGCACTGAGGAAAGCTATGGTCGTCACTATTACCTTGGGGAGAGGTCTGAGCGGTTTTGTTAGAGGAAGACAATTCCTCATAGCCAATAGCGTAGAGTCCATAGGACTTGGGGATGTCCCCAGGAAGGAGGTAGTGGGATGTGCCTTTGCTGCAGCCTGCGACCCTGGACTGGGATACAGGGATCCAGTCCACCTCCATGTGCAGCTCCAGGCATCGCGCCTCACTGATGGTAATGTCCAGAAACTTGTAGTAGACATTCTTCCAGTTCATCTTCTGAACTTTGGTCATGATGATGCGGCCCTCTGGCTTCTCAGGGTTGAAGTATTCGCGGAGCCTCTTGCCTAGCGGCACCTGTGAGCTGATTTCAGCATAGTGGTAACGCACATCCTCACGCCAGCGTGTGTTGTAGCCCACACCAAAGATGGCCAGTTTGTTGGAGAGGTGCAGCCGAGAGAACTCAGTCCACGTCTGGAAGGGCTCCCATTTCAGCTGCACTGACTCAAGGATACGCATCACAGTCTGCATCATGTCCCTTTTTCTGCAGAGAAGCCGAGAGACATAATAATGACAAGCTAATACACCCTTTCCACTCTAGAAAGTGCTATTCAAGCAGTGGCCTATCAGACAGTGTAAGTTAGTTGCACGTTATTTCTCTTACCTCTGTCCAATTTAttggtttcattttttgttCAACAAACCCCCAGATAGTTTTAAGAGCTCAGCCCCCATAATATTTGTACATCAATATCTCCACTGATGATAAACTCAGTTtatgtgtaaaagaaaaagatccaCCAAATGATATCTCTGCCCCTTTTGATCCATTTATGGGGGCTAGAGTACAAAAGAACACCAAGAGGTGGTGATGTGGAGATTCCTTAAAGCCCCTACATGTAGGATTTCAACATTTCTAGCTTTGGCGACCCCCAGTGGTTGTATCAAAAAAGACACTCTGGCAGACAGCAGTGCTCATGAATACAAACTAGAGAATAATTAGAATGAAACCCATTTTCTGTAAAAATCTTAAGGCTAAGGCCATCTTTGTTCCATTCGTTTTTTTATGCACTATGATCATCCTACTTTGAGAAGTATTGAGAATAAAGGGTCCTGATCTCTTTCAACTGGCAGATTGAGAATGAATTTGGGAAGAGATAACTGCAACAAGATTTTCTCTAATTACCATCCATTCTGAGTAATGCCAGACAAATTACAACGATGGCTTTTCAACAGTAATTTGCAATGATGAGGCCAATTACCAACTTACAACAGAAACAtctaacattttcattttcaaagtgaAGTCAGCCTTTGCTCTAGTTGACTTACTGGGTTTGTTCTGACAGCTCTGCCTGAATCTGCAAAGCCCTGTTTTTA
It contains:
- the msantd2 gene encoding myb/SANT-like DNA-binding domain-containing protein 2 — protein: MAASSNAEHSPEISTPLKIPKTEVPSPESEDLSDSNQYHSNSSTPNRFSPLNVGSGTAGRTAASSSSNSFTACRGMSWTPSETNALIAVWGNERLTEARMQQLEVAGTVFSGKAPGPAMYERVSRALSELGYERTPSQCRERMKTLRRCYSRVKEHGIGKRKSSYTIEQLEKVFGQGGWDSQSCAPVLINSSGLYQEMESDGSTLEDFSQEDWCNQVLDSAFQEGDMETEEIQMPKNRALQIQAELSEQTQKRDMMQTVMRILESVQLKWEPFQTWTEFSRLHLSNKLAIFGVGYNTRWREDVRYHYAEISSQVPLGKRLREYFNPEKPEGRIIMTKVQKMNWKNVYYKFLDITISEARCLELHMEVDWIPVSQSRVAGCSKGTSHYLLPGDIPKSYGLYAIGYEELSSSNKTAQTSPQGNSDDHSFPQCESENGAQADGEGAGKSDRTGIKVTYCYLGIAEDRTIQQCLFQHFQGPGKHYVHGEPSAVTRLLQENCRAAVTSQDEDGGEGSPQCVAIYIKFIEVELDFLSAGSLVECLETAVGYSLKYNNKETL